The following coding sequences are from one Crateriforma spongiae window:
- a CDS encoding pyroglutamyl-peptidase I, protein MPRVLLTAFEPYDRWKDNASWQALVELTNWYDGPAQLVTRRYPVDLSEMSHRLREDLHQGFDLAIHLGQAPGSAVVRLESVGLNLRSDGTPLIPNAPEAYRTALPLDAVADALNAAGIPGRVSHHAGTFLCNAALYLSQHYGQSFGMSTQSVFVHLPLTPAQVAADSQDFASMSSQLSAAAIAMTIARLTERVA, encoded by the coding sequence ATGCCCCGCGTCCTTTTGACCGCTTTCGAGCCGTATGACCGCTGGAAAGACAATGCCAGCTGGCAGGCGTTGGTGGAATTGACCAACTGGTACGACGGTCCCGCGCAATTGGTCACCCGACGCTATCCGGTGGATTTGTCGGAAATGAGCCACCGGTTGCGGGAAGACCTGCACCAGGGATTCGATTTGGCCATTCATTTGGGCCAGGCCCCCGGTTCGGCGGTCGTCCGGCTGGAATCGGTGGGATTGAACCTGCGTAGCGATGGCACGCCCTTGATCCCGAATGCCCCAGAGGCGTACCGGACGGCTTTGCCCCTGGACGCGGTCGCCGACGCGCTGAACGCCGCAGGAATCCCCGGGCGTGTGTCACACCACGCGGGAACGTTTCTGTGCAACGCCGCTCTTTATCTCAGCCAGCATTATGGCCAGTCCTTCGGGATGTCGACGCAAAGCGTCTTTGTGCACCTGCCGCTGACGCCGGCCCAAGTGGCCGCTGATTCGCAGGATTTCGCCAGCATGAGTTCGCAGTTGTCCGCCGCGGCGATCGCGATGACCATCGCTCGGTTGACCGAACGCGTCGCCTGA
- a CDS encoding DUF4430 domain-containing protein, which translates to MNKPHPNKHRFLPATVLVALAFFLALAPGCRDATVTGPATTDDVAVPTGPVTVEVISDYSTQTVTIDDVAEGTTLEDVMRQVESLDVGVTGSGEMAFVDSMLGQSTGTEGGWTFKVDGEFSKLGIGSVKLSPPTTVTWAYSDWPDAASE; encoded by the coding sequence ATGAACAAGCCACATCCCAACAAACACCGCTTCTTGCCGGCCACCGTTCTGGTCGCCCTGGCCTTCTTTCTAGCGCTAGCGCCGGGTTGTCGTGACGCCACGGTTACAGGCCCCGCGACGACCGATGATGTCGCCGTGCCGACCGGACCGGTGACCGTCGAAGTCATTTCGGATTATTCCACCCAGACGGTCACCATCGATGATGTGGCCGAAGGCACGACGTTGGAAGACGTCATGCGACAGGTCGAATCGCTGGACGTCGGTGTCACCGGCAGCGGTGAAATGGCATTCGTCGACAGCATGCTGGGCCAGTCCACCGGGACCGAAGGCGGCTGGACGTTCAAAGTCGACGGCGAATTTTCCAAGCTGGGCATCGGATCGGTCAAGCTGAGCCCGCCGACCACTGTGACGTGGGCCTACAGCGATTGGCCCGACGCGGCGTCGGAGTAA